The genomic segment ACATGGTCTTCGACCCCTACGACTTCATGGTCGAGATCACCCGGCACATCACCCTGCACCCCGGCGACGTGCTGTGGATGGGCGCCGAGTCCACCGCCCAGATCGAGGCGGGCGACACGGTCGACGTCGAGATCAGCGGTATCGGCGTCCTGTCGAACACCGTCCTGGCCGAGCCCGACCGCCCCTGCGCGGCCCGGAGTCCGCACGCCAACTCCCCGAAAGGCAGCACCCCGTGAGCAAGGAACCCCGCTACATCCACCACGTCAACTTTCCCACCACCGACCCCGACCGGACCGCCGAGTGGTACGCGCGGGTCTTCGGGATGAAGCGGATCATGCCGAAGTCCAACACCCGCGTGGTGCTGATGACGCGCGGCAACTTCGACCTCCACTTCACCCCGGTCGAGGACATGGACCGGATGGCGCCCTACCACTTCGCCGTCGAGGTCGACGACTGGGACGACTTCATGGAGCACCTCGCCGACCTGGGCATCCGGCACACCCGGCCCATCGAACGCCCCGAGAACCAGTCGAAGTTCTGCTACATCCACGACCCCGATCACACCATGATCGAGCTGGTGTTCCACGGCAAGCGCCCCAACTGAACCGCTACGACCAGGAGCCCCTTCCATGCCCTACGTCGATTCAGACGGAGCGTCCCTCTACTACGAGCGCCACGGCAGCGGCCCGGTGATCGTGTTCGTCCACGGCTCCGGAGGCCACCACGCCGCCTGGTGGCAGCAAGTGGCGGCCCTCCGCGACGGGTTCACCGTCGTCACGCTCGACCTGCGCGGCTTCGGACGCACCGAACTGTCCGCACCGCAGGCCGAGTTCGACGGCCAGGCCTTCTACGGAGACGTCGTCGCCGTGCTCGACCAGGAGGACCTGACCGACGCCATGCTGGTGGGCCAGTCCATCGGCTCTATCGCGGCCCTGCGCGCCGGCCTGGTGCGCCCCGAGCGCGTCGGCGCGGTCGTCCTCGGCCACTCGCTGGGCGGCATCAGCCACCCCGAGCTGAAGGAACTCGCCGCGGCCGACCGTGCCGAGGCCGTCAAACTCCCCGTCATCGAACGGCTGTTGACCAAGGAGTTCCAGCAGGATCGGAAGGACCTCACCTTCCTCTTCCAGCAGATGGGCACCTTCAACACCGCCACCATGCAGGACCTGCGCAACCTCGACACCGACGGCCCCGGGCTGGACGAGATACGGGACTCGGGCGTCACCATCGCCTTCCTCGCGGGCGAGAAGGACGCGGTGCTCAGCGTCAAGACGGTCACCCGGGCCCACGAACTCGTCGAGGGCTCACACCTGGAGATCGTCCCGGGCGCCCCGCACTCCATGTACTGGGAGACCCCGGAGCCGTACAACGCCGCCGTCGCCCGGCTGCGCCGCACCCTCACCGCCCCGAAGGAAGCCGCATGAGCACCCTCACCCTCGCCGCCGCCGAAGAGATCATCGCCGAAGCCCACGAGCGGGCCCAGGCCCTCGGCAAGGCGGTGAGCGTGGCCGTGGTGGACGCAGGCGGCTTCCCCGTCGCCATCCGCCGCCCGGACGGAGCCCGTCCCCTCACCCCCGACATCGCGCGGGCCAAGGCCTACACCGCCGCCGTCATGCAGCGCCCCGGCAAGATGCTGAAGAAGTGGCAGGAGAGCCAGCCGGTCTTCTTCTCCCAGCTCTCCCAGCTGCCCGGCGCCGCGATGCCCATCCTCGCCACCGAGGGCAGCGTCACCATCAAGAAGGACGGCGCGGTCATCGGCGGCCTCGGCATCGCCGGCGGCACCGCCGACGAGGACCAGCAGATCGCCGACGAGACGCTCGCCGCCCTCGGCTACGAACTGGAGTTCGCCGCCTGGGGCGTCTCCGGCGCGCCCGTCACCCACGCCGGAAAGGACGCCTGAACCATGGCGGACACGTTCAACTACCGCATCGACCACCACGGCAGCCTGGTCCGGCCGCCCGCCCTCCTGGCCGCCCGCGAGCGGACCGCCGGGGGAGAGGCGGACACCGAGAGCCTGCGCGCGGCCGAGCGCGCGGCCGTCAAGGAGGCCGTGGTCTTCCAGCGGCGGCTGCGCTCCACCGTCGTCACCGACGGCGACCTGCCCCGCGAGGACTTCCGCAGCGCCGTCCTCGACCACGTCACCGGATTCCGGCGGACCGGCGAGGAGATTGACGGGCTTGCGCAGTGGGTGGCCGAAGCCCTCCCCAAGGCGGACGGCCCGCTGGTCGCCGGATGGGCAGGCCTGCTCGGCGAGCTCACGGTCGTCGCGCCCAAGGTCGCGCTGCCCTCCCCGGCGTACCTCGCCGCCACCACCTTCGACCCGGCTCTGGCCGCCTCGGGCGGACCCGCCTCGGCCCGCGAACTCGGCGAGGCCCTGGCGGAGATCATTCACGCGGAGATCCAGTTGCTCGTCGCCGAGGGGGTGCGCCTGATCCAGCTGAACAACCCGCTGCTGCTCGCCCACACGGCCACCGGACCCGGCGCGACCGGCGCGCTCTCCTTCGAGGACGCCCTCGCCGTGGAAGCCCTCGCGGTACGGCTGGACGAGCGACCGGAGGGCGTACGGATCGCCGTCGCGCCCGGCTGGACCTCTCCCCGGGAGGTGGACCGCGCCCGCGCCGAGCGGCTGTACGCGGCGGTCCCCGCCGACCGCTGGGTGCTCCCTCTCGACCGGGGCACCGACGCCGAACTCGACCTGCTGCGCGCCCTCCCCGAGGACCGTGACGCCTGCCTCGGCGCGGTGGACGCGACCACCGCCGCGATGGAGGAGATCGACGCGGTGATGGCCCGCATCGACGCGGCGGCCGAGGTCAAGGAGCTGGAGGACATGGCGCTCTCACCCTCCCGGGGCTTCGCGGACGTGGCCTCCCGCCCGCTGCTGAGCGCCGAGGACCAGCACCGCAAGCTGGTCCAGGTGGAGACCCTCGCCCGCTACTGCTGGGGCAACGAGTTCTGACCCGCCCACGGCGGAGCGGGACCGGGAAACGCCCGCGGCGGCGGGGGCCGGGAAACGCCCACGGCGGCGGGGCCGGGGAACGCCCACGGCGGCGGGGACCGGGAACATCCCCCGGCCCCGCCGCCGCGCCCGCCCACGAAAGGCCCTACAGCAC from the Streptomyces sp. NBC_01335 genome contains:
- a CDS encoding GlcG/HbpS family heme-binding protein — encoded protein: MSTLTLAAAEEIIAEAHERAQALGKAVSVAVVDAGGFPVAIRRPDGARPLTPDIARAKAYTAAVMQRPGKMLKKWQESQPVFFSQLSQLPGAAMPILATEGSVTIKKDGAVIGGLGIAGGTADEDQQIADETLAALGYELEFAAWGVSGAPVTHAGKDA
- a CDS encoding alpha/beta fold hydrolase → MPYVDSDGASLYYERHGSGPVIVFVHGSGGHHAAWWQQVAALRDGFTVVTLDLRGFGRTELSAPQAEFDGQAFYGDVVAVLDQEDLTDAMLVGQSIGSIAALRAGLVRPERVGAVVLGHSLGGISHPELKELAAADRAEAVKLPVIERLLTKEFQQDRKDLTFLFQQMGTFNTATMQDLRNLDTDGPGLDEIRDSGVTIAFLAGEKDAVLSVKTVTRAHELVEGSHLEIVPGAPHSMYWETPEPYNAAVARLRRTLTAPKEAA
- a CDS encoding VOC family protein encodes the protein MSKEPRYIHHVNFPTTDPDRTAEWYARVFGMKRIMPKSNTRVVLMTRGNFDLHFTPVEDMDRMAPYHFAVEVDDWDDFMEHLADLGIRHTRPIERPENQSKFCYIHDPDHTMIELVFHGKRPN
- a CDS encoding methionine synthase II (cobalamin-independent)-like protein, which gives rise to MADTFNYRIDHHGSLVRPPALLAARERTAGGEADTESLRAAERAAVKEAVVFQRRLRSTVVTDGDLPREDFRSAVLDHVTGFRRTGEEIDGLAQWVAEALPKADGPLVAGWAGLLGELTVVAPKVALPSPAYLAATTFDPALAASGGPASARELGEALAEIIHAEIQLLVAEGVRLIQLNNPLLLAHTATGPGATGALSFEDALAVEALAVRLDERPEGVRIAVAPGWTSPREVDRARAERLYAAVPADRWVLPLDRGTDAELDLLRALPEDRDACLGAVDATTAAMEEIDAVMARIDAAAEVKELEDMALSPSRGFADVASRPLLSAEDQHRKLVQVETLARYCWGNEF